The Diabrotica virgifera virgifera chromosome 10, PGI_DIABVI_V3a genome has a window encoding:
- the LOC126893418 gene encoding uncharacterized protein LOC126893418 isoform X4 — MSPISGLKKQLSQESILIHCDLSENYNLKYAQDTLSFHFGGSRQQINLHTVVVYKTTADSIVKPKSYCTMSECLKHDVPAIWAHLLPVLKDSYATMVHFLSDSPATQYRNKCMFNFLVKNLNRHFSQIKMVTWNYCEAGHGKGPPDGIGGVCKRTADRIVPQGSDIDSLRTLIDVLEKNCSKIKFYIITEQEINKIRQQVEQNDNLIFKGTMKVHQVVSKFSSKCWFLTLSCFTCEETCHHYGLGCLKYKDFGSENIPCTSKTSKLRYEDVYSDSEEEDGVVMSSKIKPCCHILVEVKIDAKKNVSNEKYKYMPKRDG, encoded by the coding sequence ATGTCACCAATTTCGGGCCTTAAGAAGCAACTGTCACAGGAATCTATCCTAATACACTGCGACTTGAGCGAAAATTACAACTTAAAATATGCTCAAGACACACTATCGTTTCATTTCGGAGGCTCACGGCAACAAATCAATTTACATACAGTTGTCGTCTACAAAACAACTGCAGATTCTATTGTTAAACCTAAATCTTACTGTACGATGTCAGAATGTCTTAAGCATGATGTTCCTGCTATTTGGGCCCACTTATTACCGGTGCTAAAGGATTCATATGCCACTATGGTTCACTTTTTAAGTGATAGCCCAGCGACCCAATATCGCAATAAATgtatgtttaattttttggtcaaaaattTAAATCGACACTTTAGTCAAATAAAAATGGTGACATGGAATTATTGCGAAGCTGGACATGGAAAAGGGCCACCTGATGGTATTGGAGGGGTATGTAAGCGAACTGCTGATCGTATTGTACCACAAGGATCTGATATTGATTCACTAAGAACACTCATAGACGTGCTTGAGAAAAATTGTTCAAAGATTAAGTTTTATATCATTACGGAACAAGAAATTAATAAGATAAGGCAACAAGTGGAACAAAATGATAACCTTATTTTTAAAGGTACTATGAAAGTACATCAGGTAGTATCAAAATTTTCATCAAAATGTTGGTTTCTCACTTTGTCTTGTTTCACGTGTGAAGAAACATGCCATCATTATGGACTTGGATGTTTGAAGTATAAAGATTTTGGTTCTGAAAATATTCCTTGTACAAGCAAGACTTCAAAGTTAAGATATGAAGATGTTTACAGTGATTCTGAAGAAGAAGATGGAGTTGTAATGTCTTCAAAAATAAAACCATGTTGCCACATTCTTGTCGAAGTTAAAATTGATGCTAAGAAAAATGTTTCCaatgaaaaatacaaatatatgccAAAGCGAGATGGATGA